In Porphyrobacter sp. LM 6, one DNA window encodes the following:
- a CDS encoding mannose-1-phosphate guanylyltransferase, with protein MMAIHPVILCGGGGTRLWPVSTLSLPKPFLPLLGAETLFQQAVARVAGDAQFAPPLVVAGAAHADLVMAQLGDVPGARLVIEPAAKNTAPAIALAAALLPQDAVMLICPSDHYIADPAAFRAAALAAAALAAQDYLVSFGITADRPETGYGYLQRGEPLAGGFAVRRFVEKPDRVAAEAYLASGEYSWNGGIFAFRAGKLLAELAAHRPEMARLVAEAVAQGSNDGTRFHPAPGPFSAIAGESIDYAVMENTARAAMVPASMGWSDIGNWAALADAMSEVADDAGNIVREGEVNLLQCRGVLATSDGPRISAIGLKDVCIIVSGNEVLVTTRTGAQAVGKLPGAANQ; from the coding sequence GTGATGGCGATTCATCCGGTTATCCTGTGCGGCGGCGGCGGCACCCGTCTGTGGCCGGTCAGCACCCTTTCACTGCCCAAGCCGTTCCTGCCCCTGCTCGGGGCCGAAACCCTGTTCCAGCAGGCGGTTGCCCGCGTGGCTGGTGACGCGCAGTTCGCGCCGCCGCTGGTGGTGGCAGGTGCGGCCCATGCCGATCTGGTCATGGCGCAGCTTGGCGATGTGCCCGGCGCGCGTCTGGTGATCGAGCCGGCGGCGAAGAACACCGCCCCTGCGATCGCGCTCGCTGCGGCGCTGCTTCCGCAAGATGCGGTGATGCTGATCTGCCCGAGCGACCATTACATCGCCGATCCCGCAGCCTTCCGCGCCGCCGCACTGGCCGCGGCCGCGCTGGCAGCCCAGGATTATCTGGTGTCCTTCGGCATCACTGCCGACCGGCCCGAAACCGGCTACGGCTATCTCCAGCGGGGCGAACCGCTGGCAGGTGGTTTTGCCGTGCGGCGCTTCGTCGAAAAGCCCGATCGCGTGGCCGCAGAGGCCTACCTCGCCAGCGGCGAATACAGCTGGAACGGCGGCATCTTCGCCTTCCGCGCCGGAAAGCTGTTGGCCGAACTCGCTGCCCATCGTCCCGAGATGGCGCGGCTGGTGGCCGAAGCCGTGGCACAGGGCAGCAACGATGGCACCCGCTTCCACCCCGCACCCGGCCCCTTTTCCGCGATCGCCGGGGAATCGATCGATTATGCGGTGATGGAAAACACCGCGCGCGCAGCGATGGTGCCGGCCAGCATGGGCTGGTCGGATATCGGCAACTGGGCGGCACTGGCCGATGCCATGTCCGAAGTCGCGGATGACGCGGGCAACATCGTGCGCGAAGGCGAGGTCAATCTTCTGCAATGTCGCGGCGTGCTGGCGACGAGCGATGGGCCGCGCATTTCCGCCATCGGGCTCAAAGATGTGTGCATCATCGTATCCGGCAACGAAGTGCTGGTGACCACGCGCACTGGCGCGCAGGCGGTGGGCAAGCTGCCGGGAGCGGCAAACCAGTGA
- a CDS encoding class I mannose-6-phosphate isomerase, with protein sequence MVEKVWGRDDLPAPFVAPQGQRIGEIWFEPPPELPQVLIKYLFTSEKLSVQVHPSDANALPGEAGKEECWLVIDAAPDARLAIGFRHAVEREDIAAAARDGSIEQLLQWYPARPGDLFYLPAGTVHAIGEGLALVEVQQASDTTFRLYDYGRPRELHLDRALAVARGEPYAAAHRRSIADGPVLVDGPFFRFDRIEGAPEPATFAAFTGPLLALPLAGKLSAGDVRAGPGECLYAPACDVVDFSHAEVTLLVRAAI encoded by the coding sequence ATGGTCGAGAAGGTTTGGGGTCGCGATGATCTGCCAGCGCCGTTCGTGGCTCCGCAAGGCCAGCGGATCGGCGAGATCTGGTTCGAACCCCCGCCCGAATTGCCGCAAGTGCTGATCAAATACCTGTTCACCTCCGAGAAGCTGTCGGTGCAGGTCCACCCTTCCGATGCCAATGCGCTGCCGGGCGAGGCGGGGAAGGAAGAATGCTGGCTGGTAATTGATGCCGCGCCTGATGCGCGGCTGGCGATCGGCTTCCGGCACGCTGTCGAGCGCGAGGATATCGCTGCCGCCGCGCGCGATGGCAGCATCGAGCAGCTGCTCCAGTGGTATCCCGCCCGTCCCGGTGATCTTTTCTATCTGCCTGCTGGCACGGTTCACGCGATTGGCGAAGGGTTGGCTCTCGTCGAAGTGCAGCAGGCCAGCGACACCACCTTCCGCCTCTACGACTATGGCCGCCCGCGCGAGCTGCATCTGGACCGCGCGCTGGCGGTGGCGCGGGGGGAACCCTATGCCGCAGCGCATCGCCGCTCGATTGCCGATGGTCCGGTGCTGGTCGATGGCCCGTTCTTCCGGTTTGACCGGATCGAGGGCGCGCCCGAGCCAGCGACCTTCGCAGCCTTCACAGGTCCGCTGCTGGCGCTGCCGCTCGCCGGCAAGCTGTCGGCCGGCGATGTTCGGGCCGGCCCAGGCGAATGCCTCTATGCGCCCGCGTGCGACGTGGTGGATTTCAGCCACGCCGAAGTCACCTTGCTGGTGCGCGCCGCAATCTGA
- a CDS encoding TonB-dependent receptor, which translates to MKLKYLLAASIVSLAATTTIATPAFAQETTSSVRGDVYDQDGNPVAGATVIVTHVPSGTRSTQTTDAEGGFNAAGLRLGGPFTIEVSAAGFETASQEIGFLTAGQAQRISVSLASVGQTIVVSGTRTKSAISLATGAATVLTANDIAGVANINRDVRNLAARDPLVTLDATNNGAISIAGQNNRFNRFTVDGVAFGDPFGLESGGLVSSRGPVPLDAIGEFSVETAPVDIQQGFFQGGAINTQLKAGGNAFTFMGAAYYQNDDLRGTRADNLRRVGDFDSQVYVAQVTGPIIKDKLFFAVTYERTRDTVPADVQPSQLGITDAELDLINDTAESVYGFDTLGVASDIVESDDKLVTKLDWNVADGHRLSATYIWNESALLAGQTGTGQIVANNPTFNLLSNNYTQGAKNHFGILQSNNQWSDNFSTQLRISYADYVRLQEPFGEKTFGEFSVCLDPTNPTTGVGAAPAVCSPNQQRLVFGPDISRQANELDSQSLAVEFAATLKIENHTLKLIAERRRQDVRNLFAQRVSGAWLFDSVADFQARRANELDYAVPLRGGIDTVTAEFQNNSWTFGLMDTIDLTDNLTVVAGVRYDLFDTPDEPFFNQFFLNRFGFANNDTLNGRDLFQPRFGLNWQPTDRLQIRGSAGLFGGGNPLVWISNNYSNPGPTLQRVRVRRNADGTFSTPEQAVLGLTTAQVQALGAATLNNVSGGEGVPQALIDAVRQAGFAGSPTNALDPNFEPPSQWRFSGSVDYEANLGFLGDGWNVGVDVIYSNINNALEWTDLRSVEQTSTLPDGRPRYNVLTGAAGENTDMLLTNTGFGESWNVVARFDKNWSSGFFLNGSYTFQDVQDQNPGTSSVAFSNYTNTAFTDPNFAAQGIANYQRDHQFRLGAGFDSELFGDNNTRIEFFYNVRSGQRYSYTMNDPTNGRSAVFGVNGRGSRGLLYVPNVSSQTADARVVYDSAATFAAVQALVQGSELADYQGQIAPKNIAKTPWVHKLDLSVRQEVPFVFGGKLELMADVENMLNLIDKDWGTIRQVGFPYTAAVVNVQCLQTVGGAAATSAAQPCAQYRYSSFRAPVEATNINGSLWGVRFGVRVRF; encoded by the coding sequence ATGAAGCTTAAATATCTCCTTGCGGCGAGCATCGTCAGCCTTGCTGCGACGACCACCATCGCAACGCCGGCCTTCGCGCAGGAAACCACCTCGTCGGTCCGCGGCGACGTTTACGATCAGGACGGCAACCCCGTTGCCGGCGCGACCGTCATCGTGACGCACGTGCCCTCGGGCACCCGTTCGACCCAGACCACCGATGCCGAAGGCGGCTTCAACGCTGCTGGTCTGCGTCTTGGCGGCCCCTTCACGATCGAAGTGTCGGCTGCCGGCTTTGAGACCGCTTCGCAGGAAATCGGCTTCCTTACTGCCGGTCAGGCCCAGCGTATCAGCGTCTCGCTCGCCAGCGTCGGCCAGACCATCGTCGTGTCGGGCACCCGCACCAAGTCGGCGATTTCGCTCGCCACCGGTGCCGCCACCGTGCTCACCGCCAACGACATCGCCGGCGTTGCGAACATCAACCGCGACGTCCGTAACCTGGCCGCGCGCGATCCGCTGGTGACGCTTGATGCCACCAACAACGGCGCGATCAGCATCGCCGGGCAGAACAACCGCTTCAACCGCTTCACCGTCGACGGTGTGGCCTTCGGTGACCCCTTCGGTCTCGAATCAGGCGGCCTCGTGTCGTCGCGCGGCCCGGTGCCGCTTGACGCGATCGGCGAATTCTCGGTCGAAACCGCGCCGGTCGACATCCAGCAGGGCTTCTTCCAAGGCGGCGCGATCAACACCCAGCTCAAGGCGGGCGGCAATGCGTTCACCTTCATGGGCGCGGCCTACTACCAGAACGACGATCTGCGCGGCACCCGTGCGGACAACCTCCGCCGCGTCGGCGATTTCGACTCGCAGGTCTATGTGGCGCAGGTCACCGGCCCGATCATCAAGGACAAGCTGTTCTTCGCGGTCACCTACGAGCGCACCCGTGACACCGTCCCGGCCGACGTGCAGCCCTCGCAGCTCGGGATTACCGATGCCGAGCTCGACCTGATCAACGACACGGCCGAGAGCGTCTACGGCTTCGATACGCTCGGCGTTGCTAGCGACATCGTTGAAAGCGACGACAAGCTGGTCACCAAGCTCGACTGGAACGTGGCCGATGGTCACCGTCTGAGCGCGACCTACATCTGGAACGAAAGCGCTCTGCTTGCCGGCCAGACCGGTACCGGCCAGATCGTTGCCAACAACCCGACCTTCAACCTGCTGTCGAACAACTACACGCAGGGTGCGAAGAACCACTTCGGGATTCTGCAGTCGAACAACCAGTGGTCGGACAACTTCTCGACCCAGCTGCGTATCTCTTACGCCGATTACGTGCGCCTGCAGGAGCCGTTCGGTGAAAAGACCTTCGGCGAGTTCAGCGTCTGTCTTGACCCCACCAACCCGACCACTGGCGTCGGTGCGGCTCCCGCGGTCTGCTCGCCCAACCAGCAGCGCCTCGTGTTCGGCCCGGACATCAGCCGTCAGGCGAACGAGCTCGACAGCCAATCGCTCGCAGTCGAATTCGCCGCGACGCTGAAGATCGAAAACCACACCCTCAAGCTGATCGCAGAGCGTCGTCGTCAGGACGTGCGCAACCTGTTCGCCCAGCGCGTTTCGGGTGCATGGCTGTTCGACAGCGTGGCCGATTTCCAGGCACGCCGTGCGAACGAGCTCGACTATGCCGTGCCGCTGCGTGGCGGGATCGACACCGTTACCGCCGAATTCCAGAACAACAGCTGGACCTTCGGCCTGATGGACACGATCGACCTGACCGACAACCTCACCGTTGTCGCTGGCGTTCGTTACGACCTGTTTGACACCCCGGATGAGCCGTTCTTCAACCAGTTCTTCCTCAACCGCTTCGGCTTTGCGAACAACGACACGCTCAACGGGCGTGACCTGTTCCAGCCGCGCTTCGGCCTGAACTGGCAGCCGACCGACCGTCTGCAGATCCGCGGTTCGGCGGGCCTGTTCGGCGGGGGCAACCCGCTGGTGTGGATTTCGAACAACTACTCGAACCCCGGTCCGACGCTTCAGCGCGTGCGCGTGCGCCGCAATGCTGACGGCACCTTCTCGACCCCCGAACAGGCCGTGCTCGGCCTGACCACCGCTCAGGTGCAGGCGCTCGGCGCTGCGACCCTGAACAACGTGTCGGGTGGCGAAGGCGTGCCGCAGGCGCTGATCGATGCCGTCCGTCAGGCCGGTTTCGCCGGTTCGCCGACCAACGCGCTCGACCCGAACTTCGAGCCGCCCTCGCAGTGGCGCTTCTCGGGCTCGGTCGACTACGAAGCCAACCTCGGCTTCCTGGGCGATGGCTGGAACGTCGGCGTCGACGTGATCTACTCGAACATCAACAATGCTCTCGAGTGGACCGATCTGCGTTCGGTCGAGCAGACCAGCACCCTGCCGGACGGCCGTCCGCGCTACAACGTGCTGACCGGCGCAGCGGGTGAAAACACCGACATGCTGCTCACCAACACCGGCTTCGGCGAAAGCTGGAACGTGGTAGCCCGGTTCGACAAGAACTGGAGCTCGGGCTTCTTCCTGAACGGTTCCTACACCTTCCAGGACGTGCAGGATCAGAACCCGGGCACGTCGTCGGTGGCGTTCTCGAACTACACCAACACCGCCTTCACCGATCCGAACTTTGCGGCACAAGGCATCGCGAACTACCAGCGCGATCACCAGTTCCGCCTCGGGGCCGGCTTCGACAGCGAGCTGTTCGGTGACAACAACACCCGCATCGAGTTCTTCTACAACGTCCGTTCGGGCCAGCGTTACAGCTACACCATGAACGACCCGACCAATGGTCGTTCGGCGGTGTTCGGTGTGAACGGTCGCGGTAGCCGCGGTCTGCTCTACGTTCCGAATGTCAGCAGCCAGACTGCCGATGCGCGCGTGGTCTATGACTCGGCGGCGACTTTCGCGGCGGTTCAGGCTCTGGTTCAGGGCTCGGAACTGGCTGATTACCAGGGCCAGATCGCGCCGAAGAACATCGCCAAGACCCCGTGGGTGCACAAGCTGGACCTCTCGGTGCGTCAGGAAGTGCCGTTCGTCTTCGGCGGCAAGCTTGAGCTGATGGCCGACGTCGAGAACATGCTGAACCTGATCGACAAGGATTGGGGCACCATCCGCCAGGTTGGCTTCCCCTACACCGCGGCGGTTGTGAACGTGCAGTGCCTCCAGACGGTCGGCGGCGCTGCTGCCACCTCGGCAGCTCAGCCCTGCGCTCAGTACCGCTACTCGAGCTTCCGCGCTCCGGTCGAAGCGACCAACATCAACGGCTCGCTCTGGGGCGTCCGCTTCGGTGTTCGCGTCCGCTTCTGA
- a CDS encoding energy transducer TonB, with protein MPLIVLIVLFHLAALYGLARVFAPDMTATVEREVVSAFTVTITAPPDPPPPENQPEPDEGAQGAPGREAVAKPVSAQPPKVKVKQDQALPRASSTGNANDSGAAAAGDGTGAAGTGLGTGSGNSGSGRGGVAVSKPVHISGRIDNARDFPVPPGGREARRGTQVIVRVIVGTDGRARNCSVYRPSPDPEADRITCQLVESRLGFRPATDAAGNPVPAPFYWRQQWF; from the coding sequence GTGCCGCTGATCGTGCTGATCGTGCTGTTCCATCTGGCGGCGCTCTATGGCTTGGCGCGCGTTTTCGCGCCGGACATGACGGCGACAGTCGAGCGCGAGGTGGTGTCGGCCTTCACGGTAACGATTACTGCGCCGCCCGATCCTCCGCCGCCCGAAAACCAGCCCGAGCCCGACGAGGGCGCGCAGGGTGCGCCGGGACGCGAGGCGGTGGCCAAGCCCGTCTCCGCGCAGCCGCCCAAGGTCAAGGTCAAGCAGGATCAGGCGCTGCCGCGGGCCTCATCGACCGGGAACGCGAACGATTCCGGCGCGGCTGCGGCGGGCGATGGCACCGGGGCGGCCGGAACGGGTCTTGGCACGGGCAGCGGCAACAGCGGCAGCGGGCGCGGCGGCGTGGCCGTGTCGAAGCCGGTGCACATCTCGGGTCGGATCGACAATGCCAGAGATTTTCCGGTGCCGCCGGGCGGACGCGAAGCGCGACGCGGGACGCAGGTGATCGTGCGGGTCATCGTCGGCACCGACGGGCGCGCGCGCAATTGCTCGGTCTATCGCCCCAGCCCCGATCCCGAGGCTGATCGCATCACCTGTCAGCTGGTCGAAAGCCGTCTTGGCTTTCGTCCGGCCACCGATGCCGCAGGGAATCCGGTGCCTGCTCCGTTCTATTGGCGCCAGCAATGGTTCTGA
- a CDS encoding PAS domain-containing sensor histidine kinase, which yields MLGAAGYSALAYLSLTLPVQVGAISPIWLANAFAVAFLLRARLSNEVPFLLAVPAARLAVNLVIAQPEHVVAAFAIANLIEIIAVLALSRAGPRRCPDMTRLSDLVRFVWAGGLVGPALSALCVTPVLGGSLDAARSGVLAWLMADGMALLLIVPTVLLVTDHVRGELPRSEAGLAESLALLAGGMTSAFLIFNQSQYPLMFLIPPITLLHAFRLGSLGSAVHVVGVALVAGTMTSAGLGPIAAVRGMSGVSDLAQLYLLQAFVAANFLTGLPIAAIIAGRDRMTAALAAGKREVDLLADNITDAILRYDLHGVCTYASPSVREVMGAPPETYVGKPLGARLHPDSRDRAIGALARLLEGASEKERVTYRRFRDSADGTPVFLEADCAVVRNAETGQREGVVVAARDVTERIELELLLTRARRTAENAARAKSEFLANMSHEIRTPMNGVLGFAELMLQGDLDDQQRHFAELIVQSGRSMMTLLNDVLDLSKIESGQFAIATAPVDLHASLAECAALLRPAAERKGLTLELLREDDGEAEAPAPSAPWITTDGLRLRQIVLNLLGNAVKFTEAGQVRLAYRITPNEVRITIADTGIGISAERIESIFQPFTQGESDTDRRFGGTGLGLSISRQLTALLGGRIEAASAPGRGSHFTLVLPAVLAAPVPVAGPAVPESPPPLPTGSRILLVEDHDINRLLVSEMLERCGLEVEAAHDGNEAIAMVIDSMLRARPYDLVLMDVQMPSCDGYAATRAIRTEGIGPDVLPIIALTANAFPEDVAAARVAGMQGHLAKPVVFADLARALQRWLPTRIVESDTPPRAPEVMRGATSSARSPQMLARWQARRRETLAAVEAALAEGGMLSDVASGAPTAAHPTRDELIRLTHQFAGTAGLFGEDELGRCAAALERSLQDKASPAVSRALAQELVALAEGAGQAGTPQPADSANG from the coding sequence GTGCTCGGCGCGGCCGGGTATTCCGCCCTTGCCTACCTCAGCCTGACGCTTCCGGTGCAGGTCGGCGCAATCAGCCCGATTTGGCTGGCGAACGCCTTTGCAGTCGCCTTCCTGCTGCGGGCCCGGCTGAGCAACGAGGTGCCGTTCCTGCTGGCGGTGCCGGCGGCCCGCCTGGCGGTCAATCTGGTTATCGCCCAGCCCGAACACGTGGTCGCCGCCTTCGCGATCGCCAATCTCATTGAAATCATCGCGGTGCTGGCGCTGAGCCGGGCGGGCCCGCGACGATGCCCGGACATGACGCGGCTGTCCGATCTGGTTCGTTTCGTCTGGGCGGGTGGGCTGGTCGGCCCTGCGCTTTCGGCGCTGTGCGTGACGCCGGTGCTGGGCGGCAGCCTTGATGCGGCACGCAGCGGGGTGCTCGCATGGCTGATGGCAGACGGCATGGCGTTACTGCTGATCGTGCCGACCGTGCTGCTGGTGACCGATCATGTCAGGGGCGAATTGCCGCGCAGCGAGGCAGGCCTCGCGGAAAGCCTCGCCCTGCTGGCCGGAGGGATGACCAGCGCCTTCCTGATCTTCAACCAGAGCCAGTATCCGCTGATGTTCCTGATCCCGCCGATCACGCTGCTCCACGCCTTCAGGCTCGGCAGTCTGGGCAGCGCGGTCCACGTTGTGGGCGTGGCGCTGGTGGCAGGGACGATGACCTCGGCCGGTCTTGGCCCCATCGCGGCTGTTCGCGGCATGTCAGGGGTGAGCGATCTGGCGCAGCTCTATCTGCTGCAGGCCTTCGTCGCCGCCAATTTCCTGACGGGGCTACCGATCGCCGCGATCATCGCCGGGCGCGACAGGATGACGGCGGCGCTTGCAGCTGGCAAGCGCGAGGTCGATCTGCTGGCGGACAACATCACCGACGCGATCCTGCGTTATGATCTCCACGGCGTATGCACCTATGCTTCACCCTCTGTCCGCGAGGTGATGGGCGCGCCGCCGGAAACCTATGTCGGCAAGCCGCTTGGTGCGCGCCTCCATCCGGACTCACGAGACAGGGCGATCGGCGCGCTTGCCCGATTGCTCGAAGGGGCCAGCGAAAAGGAGCGCGTCACCTATCGGCGGTTCCGTGACAGCGCCGATGGCACGCCCGTGTTCCTCGAAGCCGATTGCGCGGTGGTGCGCAATGCCGAGACCGGGCAGCGCGAAGGCGTGGTGGTCGCCGCGCGCGATGTGACTGAACGGATCGAACTCGAACTGCTGCTCACCCGCGCCCGCCGCACCGCCGAAAATGCCGCGCGTGCCAAGTCCGAATTCCTCGCCAACATGAGCCACGAGATCCGCACGCCGATGAACGGGGTGCTGGGCTTTGCCGAACTGATGCTGCAGGGCGATCTCGACGATCAGCAACGCCATTTTGCCGAACTGATCGTGCAATCGGGCCGGTCGATGATGACGCTGCTCAACGATGTGCTGGACCTCAGCAAGATCGAAAGCGGGCAGTTCGCGATTGCGACAGCGCCGGTCGATCTCCATGCGAGCCTCGCCGAATGTGCCGCGCTGCTTCGTCCCGCCGCCGAACGCAAGGGGCTGACGCTCGAATTGCTGCGCGAAGATGACGGGGAAGCGGAGGCTCCGGCGCCGTCCGCTCCGTGGATCACCACTGACGGGCTAAGGCTTCGCCAAATCGTGCTCAACCTGCTCGGCAACGCGGTCAAGTTCACCGAGGCAGGGCAGGTTCGGCTGGCCTATCGCATCACCCCGAACGAGGTGCGGATCACCATCGCCGACACCGGCATCGGCATCAGCGCCGAACGGATCGAAAGCATCTTCCAGCCCTTCACCCAGGGCGAAAGCGATACCGATCGGCGCTTTGGCGGCACCGGGCTCGGGCTGTCGATCAGCCGCCAGCTTACCGCGCTGCTGGGCGGGCGGATCGAGGCGGCGAGCGCGCCGGGCAGGGGGTCGCATTTCACGCTGGTGCTGCCTGCGGTGCTGGCCGCCCCCGTACCGGTTGCCGGGCCCGCTGTGCCCGAAAGTCCGCCGCCGCTCCCCACCGGGTCGCGAATCCTGCTGGTCGAGGATCACGACATCAACCGCCTGCTGGTGAGCGAAATGCTTGAGCGCTGCGGGCTTGAGGTCGAAGCCGCGCATGATGGAAACGAAGCGATCGCGATGGTGATCGACAGCATGCTCCGCGCCCGCCCCTATGATCTGGTGCTGATGGATGTGCAGATGCCGAGCTGCGATGGCTATGCCGCCACCCGCGCGATCCGCACCGAAGGGATCGGGCCGGACGTGCTGCCGATCATCGCGCTCACCGCCAATGCCTTTCCCGAGGATGTCGCCGCCGCGCGGGTGGCGGGGATGCAGGGGCACCTCGCCAAGCCGGTGGTATTCGCCGATCTTGCGCGCGCGCTGCAACGCTGGTTGCCGACCCGGATCGTCGAGAGCGACACACCGCCCCGCGCACCAGAAGTGATGAGGGGCGCGACATCCTCTGCACGTTCACCGCAGATGCTTGCCCGCTGGCAGGCCCGCCGGCGCGAGACGCTGGCGGCGGTGGAGGCGGCGCTGGCCGAGGGCGGTATGCTGTCCGATGTGGCTAGCGGCGCACCCACCGCCGCCCATCCTACGCGCGATGAACTGATCCGCCTCACCCACCAGTTTGCCGGCACCGCCGGGCTGTTCGGCGAGGATGAACTGGGACGCTGCGCCGCCGCACTCGAACGCTCGCTACAGGACAAGGCCAGCCCGGCTGTGAGCCGCGCGCTGGCGCAAGAGCTGGTCGCGCTGGCCGAAGGTGCCGGGCAGGCAGGCACCCCCCAACCTGCCGACAGCGCCAACGGCTAG